The nucleotide window TTTGGATTTACAGGTTTGTTCTTTGGAAAGGATGACGCCGGATATTTCGCCCCTGGAAATGCTTTCAATTCTTACGTGGTATGAATTGCCGGCCCCGTCAAAAAGGTTTAGCTCATCATTTATCTTTACCCGCATAACATCTATCAGGTGGTGTGCTTCATCTCCATAAAGGACAAACCCTGTTTCTGAAATATTATCCGGTTTTATGTAATAGTGGGGCATATTAGCTGCTCATTTTCTTGTAATAAAAATCCAGCCTTTCTTTTAAAGCGCTTGTTATTTGCTCACAGCTGGGCTGGACCTCGACATTGAGTGTTTTTGTAAACTCTGCAAATTCATTAAACCTTCGAAAACGTTCTGGAAAAGTATTTTTCTTATCTTCTGACTCCCAAAACAGTTCATCAAAAGAATCACGCTCAATACTAAATTCATCAAGATGGTAAAAAACATACGATAAAGGGTTAAAATAACATAACCCTTCGCTCGGACAGATGTAATTCAAATAATCTTTCGTTTGATCCAGGAATACCAGGGTCTCATTAAAATCCTCGGCTGTTTCTGTAGGAAAGCCAAACATTATGTTAACACTTGTTTTTATGCCAGCTTCCTTTGCCTCTTTTATGATCCTAACTGCATCCTTTACCCTAAAGCCCTTTCTCATTTTATCGATTATCTTCTGAGAACCACTTTCTAATCCAAAAGTTAAATTAGAGCATCCGGCTTCATGCATTTTTTTGAGTAAACCACCGTTCATCTGATGCCTGAAAGTAGCAGCGCCGGACCAGGAAGGTTTTTTCATAGATTCATTATTTACGCTCTCTATTATTAAATCACAGAGTTTTTCCAATTCCCTCAAATTTCCGTTTATCAACGGCGCACAGAAATAAAATTCTGTTCTTTCAGGCAGTGATTCCATGTGGTATTTTAATTCCTCAAAGACCCTGTTCCCTGTCATCGTCCTGTATTTACCCCACATTCCGTTCACGGAACAGAAGGTGCACAAATTGACGCATCCTCGGCTCAAAGGCAGAGGCAAGGCAGTATAATCAGAAGGATTGAACCATGTATAATCCAAAAAAGGAAGTTTGTTTATTTCCTTAATTTGTTTCCTGAACCCGAAGTCAAATATCTGCCCGTCTTTTTTAAGCAAGGCGCCTGGGCAATTATCTATGACTTTATTATTTTCTAAATGCCTTAGCAATTCCGACAACGTTTCTTCCCCTTCGCCTATAACAACTGCGTCTACGTTCTCGTTTTTGATCAGTTTTTTTCCCCACCATTCAGGATGGCAGTGAGGCCCGCCGAAAACTATCGTTTTTTCCCTATTGAAACCCTTTATATACTGAGCGAATTTTAGGCTCATCAATGCCGTCGAAAAAAAAATGGAAAAACAAAAGACTTCTGGCTGGTCCTTCAAAATGAGATCAAGAGTAGAATCTATCAATTGTTTATTGCTGTTTATGAATTCCGCAGTTTTAATGTCGTCAATAAAGATTTCGCCCCATTCTTTTTTGGCCGTATCCGGAGCAGCATTATAAAGGTATTTATTCAGGTCGAAGACTTTT belongs to Candidatus Liberimonas magnetica and includes:
- a CDS encoding B12-binding domain-containing radical SAM protein, whose translation is MRVTLIITPATELNIPSIALCSLAGKLKDEGHTVKVFDLNKYLYNAAPDTAKKEWGEIFIDDIKTAEFINSNKQLIDSTLDLILKDQPEVFCFSIFFSTALMSLKFAQYIKGFNREKTIVFGGPHCHPEWWGKKLIKNENVDAVVIGEGEETLSELLRHLENNKVIDNCPGALLKKDGQIFDFGFRKQIKEINKLPFLDYTWFNPSDYTALPLPLSRGCVNLCTFCSVNGMWGKYRTMTGNRVFEELKYHMESLPERTEFYFCAPLINGNLRELEKLCDLIIESVNNESMKKPSWSGAATFRHQMNGGLLKKMHEAGCSNLTFGLESGSQKIIDKMRKGFRVKDAVRIIKEAKEAGIKTSVNIMFGFPTETAEDFNETLVFLDQTKDYLNYICPSEGLCYFNPLSYVFYHLDEFSIERDSFDELFWESEDKKNTFPERFRRFNEFAEFTKTLNVEVQPSCEQITSALKERLDFYYKKMSS